GCTACGAATTGCTCGGCGGTGCGGAGTCCCAGCTTTGAACCCCTTCTAATTCGACAGGTGCGCTCGCCTTCTCGCCTCCGGTTAATAATCCCCTTTTGTCTCCGATTAATCTCCGGCCTGAGGCTGAGCGCCGCCGTAGCTCTGGGATCTGAAGACCCTGGAAGCGTCCTGGGGCTAACTCTTTTCAAATATGGCTATGCATTTAGACATATATAGGTCCGTTCAGTTCGTCAGTTCGTGGTTGTATGAGATGGGTACTCTGTAGTGTTCAGTTAATGGCCAATTGCGATCTACTCCCTccatatttgtctttctagaaatttcaacaagtgactatatacggagcaaaataagtgaatctacactctaaaatatatctatatactcCGTATGTGGTagcccatttgaaatctctaaaaagacaaatatttagaaacggagggagtacttgacaaGTAGGAAGCAGAAATTCCAATATTTCTGGTGTCGAGTAAACCACAAATTTCAGGCCCGAATTTTAGCATGCTGCTGCATGGCGCGTTCTTAGTTTAAAATCGCTTATGGTAAGACTCCTCGCGTTCAATGACTAAAGTGGATGGTTCTTAGTCTCTTAGCTAGAAGATCAGTGCCAGTTAATGACTGTTTTGGATCTGGACTGAAGTGGTTGCCTCGTGAGTACTCACTTACCACACCATTTACTAGTGCCAAACAATATCCTTATAAGGCTTAAAATTTAAAATACGATGAGTTGGTGTTGAAGCCTCACAGCCTGACAATGCACAACTACCATGTCATTTCATATTCAATCACAAATCAGAATCATCATCTTCCATATATCCATGGTCTTACAACACTAACCCAGCCATTATTTAAGTTACCCTCATCATGTCGTGGCACAATGTCTACTTGTCAAATTTCATGGGATCTCCTTGGATTGCAATGAATAACTCACCAATATGGTGAGCCAATGGGAAGTTCCAGTATAAACCAGTAGTAGAATATCATCTAAATACATGTTCAGGTGACACTGCTGATGCCTCATAACTGCTCATGGCCCATCAATTCTTTTGCTATAGCCACAAGCACGGATAGAGGTATGTTGTGCTCCATGATTCCTGCATCACCCAAGAAGAACCTGTAGTTTTCAGCCCTTGAAGGTGTACGCTCTACCCTTACCAGTGCTTCCATCATCTGGCATTCGTTGAAACAGTTAACGTAGACTGGATTGCATTCCATCATGTATATGGCATGTTGAACTACGACCCTCCTGATTCCTAGACAATGAGCACTGGGTACCATATTTGAGTTAAGTGCACTGACAAGCCTCTGTATAAAACTTTCCTTTATCTGATTATGCTCTAGCCCTCGCACAAAGTCTTCTGGAATGACATTACATATTTGTGAACTAAGGCCAACAAGGACCTCTAGTTCTCTCCCTTCTGCATCCATTATTCCTTCCAGCACCTGTAGTGGAAATAGGCAATAAACCATGATTAAACTTCAATAATTGTGGCCCTTTTGGTTAAGTGGTAATTCATGATGCTGCCATCTATTTATTAATTGTGTTTTGTACAGCCAGAGATATTCTTTTAAGTCGCAGTGTCAAAATTAGTCAACTGCACGACATAAACTTTAAAAAGCTATGAACACCAGAGGAGATATGCAAATGCGCGTGCATGCAGAAAAAAGAAGTTCAGAATTTTAAGAAAAATGCTAATCCTCAAGTACAATATATATGGGAAATAAAGGGTTGTAGGAACATATGTTAACATTAAGTTACAATATTAACCTCTTATATCGCACTTATAGCTTAAACTGGCACGGCTCACCACTTGCAAAATGCAGGAGACTTCGTTCAGGTCCGAGTTGCCAAGCTGCGGTCgagcatgcacacacatactccgCAACAGGCTTGATGCAATGTACCTGTACATGTCACTGCGGATCATAACAGCGAGTTCCTTGATGAACACATACCCTGGTTCTGCTAACATAAGCAAACAGTTATTGGCACTCTCCATTGCCAGTAGTGCTAGTTCTTGCCCAGCGATCATTCGTAGCAACTGATCTGTATCTGTACTTGAGGGTGCACTTCGGCTGAGAAATGCATCCATCAACCTGCTAATGATCATTGGGATGTGCCCGATCTCCTTCACATTTCCCCCCATAGCAAGGTTTCTAATGAGTTGCGCTGTGAGCTCCCTAAGTTCTTGGCTGCTCCCATTGTTATCCAATATTTCTGCAAGGTTGCTCAAAAGGAAGGGATGTTTTGTTATCATCTGACACATAGTTACACCAAATTTCCCTTTAGTACTTGCAAGTCTTGTCAGCAGCTTCAGTGATGAACATTTCAACAACGTCTGGTGTGTCTCATTGATATTTGTCAAGTCGGTTCTTTTGCTTGTGAACTCTACAATCTTAGAGATGAGGCCAGTTGATCTGCTGATTTCTATACAGTTCTCTATATCTAAGCTAGCAAGCTTGTCAAGAATTAACATGCCTTGTACAGGGAGGAGATCCTGGTCGGTCGATGGCTCCTCCTCTGGAACAGACCAGTGTTTTGTAATCCATCTCCAGCATCTTGGTATATGGGTGTTTTGTTCATCCATGTTAATTGTCTCTCTCGGAATCAAGCAGTATAGTGCCATCTGTTTCAACCATTTAAGTTTTGGGGAGGTCTGTTTGTTCCTGCCAACTTGCTGAATCAGATTATCTTGTTTTGCCTCAGGGCTACCAAAGTCCAAAAGAGGATCCTTTATATTTTGTCCGTGAACAATGTCCAAAAGTGAGGCTATGAACTGCATTGCCCCAGGGATAGAGACAACTCGGAGGTTATCAGCGAGCTCGACCATGACATTCGTGGCAAATGATCTAATATCTTTATCCTGTTCACTTGTCCAGCCCAACATGTCTATCAAGCAGGTCACAGTCTTCGTGTAAGTGGTGAGCTCCAATATAGCATTACTCTTTAGTGACTCCTTTTTCAGAAAACTGTGCAATATCTTAAGCCCATAGAGTTGCATCTTGCGTGAGTCTGACTTTAAATAATCCATCGCAAATATGACGAGGCTGGTCTTCTCTTGGGCAAGCATAGCACGTTCCATGCATCTGTTGAAGGCATATGTGTAGTACAAATTGACATATTCCACTCCTGGGAGACCTCTAAATCCGGCGTGGCGGATCAGGGATCTTCTTAGGATGAATGAAAAGATCTCAAGGATGCCGGCAACAATATAGAGTATTCCTTGACCAAGcaccatcacataaaatatttggAGAGATGGCACAAGGTTTTTCTTGTCCTCGCGTTTATCATCACCATAGTAGTCATGTGTTATAGATTGAAGGCCCCCCATTGCTAGCCGAGTGCGTAAAACTGCTGCTGGAATCTGGAGGTTGCCAAATGACATCATCAATAGAGCCATTGCGTCTAATATGATAATAATAAGTTTAAAACTTGCTGGAAAACCGATCACCAACATCACTGTCGCAACAAACATGCACAAGTTCGGAATAACTCGATGACAAAATGCTATTTTGCTGCCAAGAGCCCAGTCTGCTAGCTTGATGGTACTTGGGAACCGCAGCCTGCTGATTGTGAGTAGGAGCACTACCACAAGTAGTACCAGGTATACTGTGCAGTTGGCAATTGAGCTGTTTCTTTGAATGTTGAAATCTCTGTCGACCCTATATAGTACAGAGGGACAAAGCAGCATGATTGTAACCATTGGACCCCATAATGATATCGTGGGGCATAGCAGATCGCAAATGTGTTGAATTGCAGCTTCTGGACATAGAATTGCGCCGAACCCAAGTATTACCACTGACAAATTCAGTATGTCTATTGCTTCATGTTTGCCCCATATAAGATCAATTGACATCACAACATTGAAGAAGGATATGAGCAAGATCAGCCCATTCCAGCTAAGAGACCTGAAAGCACCTCTCGTGCGGAAGAACAATTGGTAATCCACCCTGTTGTTGTGGCTGAACATTCTGAAGTACATACATATATGGTACTGTTAGTAAAAAAGGTAACATACAATCAACAAAGTGAAGGCACATGCTCGTATCTAAATCAGAGTGACAATTGTGAAATTGGGACCCTGGAAAACTTATTCTGACAAGATTTTGCAACAGCTCATGATTGCAAAGTTATACTTTAAACTCAATCGATCTGTATCGAAAGTTGTCAACTTTTTTAAAGGGTGTATTGAACCAAACCTGAGCAGGATAGGCTTCTTTTGTACTTCTTCCATCCTCATTTAGGCCCCTCTCGTATTTTTGGTCAATTTTGACCATAAAGTTAATTAGAAAAACATTGGATTATACTATGCCACAAAATTTATATTAGTATATTCCTATTTGAAAGAAGTTtt
This region of Triticum aestivum cultivar Chinese Spring chromosome 2D, IWGSC CS RefSeq v2.1, whole genome shotgun sequence genomic DNA includes:
- the LOC123051807 gene encoding uncharacterized protein, translating into MLILDKLASLDIENCIEISRSTGLISKIVEFTSKRTDLTNINETHQTLLKCSSLKLLTRLASTKGKFGVTMCQMITKHPFLLSNLAEILDNNGSSQELRELTAQLIRNLAMGGNVKEIGHIPMIISRLMDAFLSRSAPSSTDTDQLLRMIAGQELALLAMESANNCLLMLAEPGYVFIKELAVMIRSDMYRYIASSLLRSMCVHARPQLGNSDLNEVSCILQVVLEGIMDAEGRELEVLVGLSSQICNVIPEDFVRGLEHNQIKESFIQRLVSALNSNMVPSAHCLGIRRVVVQHAIYMMECNPVYVNCFNECQMMEALVRVERTPSRAENYRFFLGDAGIMEHNIPLSVLVAIAKELMGHEQL